The Sinomicrobium kalidii genome contains a region encoding:
- a CDS encoding FAD-dependent oxidoreductase — protein MKYITEKGKKTPVRTEADIIVVGGGPSGITAAQAAAEDGLKVILVENRSFLGGNMTIGLPVLGFLGQKGNQIIKGLPQKFIDRLAEQDAASEHRPCPLHMSITLVEPEAVKNTALEMLLESGVEVLLYTYFVDAVVENDRIKGIVIESKAGREAILAETVIDCSGDADVAYRAGVPCEKGNEKGGMQPPTLMFCMSGVDTEKLRMSIANEHRTYLTDFIPAEYFGQNHQFIVVGLRGLMNKARNEGFTLNTERTIIITGLRKGEVWINMSSVHGVDGTKPEDLTHGEVKGREQIKDIQKYLMAYVPGFEKAFFTKMAPFLGIRETRRIVGKYVMTSKDVLECRRFDDAIAVASYPLDLHHPHDGGCTLTWCGDCYDIPYASLVPQRIENLLVAGRAISTTHEAMSAIRVMAPCMAMGEAAGRAARLAIRNEILPSALDVRLVQKELLEKGAYLNEEIALNRQEL, from the coding sequence ATGAAGTACATCACGGAAAAAGGAAAAAAGACCCCCGTAAGAACAGAAGCAGATATCATCGTCGTAGGCGGCGGGCCTTCCGGAATTACAGCCGCGCAGGCCGCTGCGGAAGATGGCCTGAAGGTTATCCTCGTGGAAAACCGCAGCTTCCTGGGCGGGAACATGACCATAGGCCTGCCCGTCCTCGGGTTTCTCGGGCAAAAAGGAAACCAGATCATCAAGGGGCTCCCCCAGAAGTTCATCGACAGACTGGCCGAACAGGATGCAGCCAGCGAACACCGTCCCTGCCCGCTGCATATGAGCATTACCCTGGTAGAGCCTGAAGCCGTTAAAAATACCGCACTGGAAATGCTCCTCGAAAGCGGGGTCGAGGTATTGCTGTACACCTATTTTGTCGATGCTGTCGTTGAAAATGACCGGATAAAAGGGATCGTCATAGAGAGCAAAGCAGGAAGAGAAGCCATTCTGGCCGAAACGGTCATCGATTGCAGTGGTGATGCCGACGTAGCTTACCGGGCAGGTGTCCCCTGCGAAAAGGGAAATGAAAAAGGCGGGATGCAACCCCCTACCCTGATGTTCTGTATGAGCGGCGTGGATACCGAAAAGCTCCGCATGAGCATCGCCAATGAGCACCGTACCTACCTTACCGATTTTATACCCGCAGAATATTTCGGGCAAAACCATCAGTTTATCGTAGTAGGATTACGCGGCCTGATGAACAAGGCCCGCAACGAGGGATTTACGCTCAACACGGAAAGGACCATTATTATAACAGGCCTCCGTAAAGGCGAAGTATGGATCAACATGTCCAGCGTGCACGGCGTAGACGGTACAAAACCGGAAGACCTGACCCATGGTGAGGTAAAGGGCCGGGAACAGATCAAAGATATTCAGAAATACCTCATGGCATACGTGCCGGGGTTTGAAAAGGCTTTCTTTACCAAAATGGCCCCGTTCCTCGGTATCCGGGAAACCCGGAGGATCGTAGGGAAATATGTAATGACCAGCAAAGACGTCCTGGAGTGCAGGCGGTTCGACGACGCCATCGCCGTAGCCAGCTATCCGCTGGACCTTCACCATCCGCACGACGGCGGCTGTACCCTGACCTGGTGCGGGGATTGCTATGATATCCCCTACGCCTCCCTCGTGCCGCAACGTATTGAAAATCTGTTGGTAGCGGGAAGGGCCATCTCCACTACGCACGAAGCCATGTCTGCCATACGCGTAATGGCACCCTGCATGGCCATGGGAGAAGCTGCCGGAAGGGCGGCAAGGCTGGCCATTCGCAACGAGATATTGCCTTCCGCCCTGGATGTTCGCCTCGTACAAAAAGAACTCCTCGAAAAAGGGGCTTACCTGAATGAAGAAATCGCCTTAAACCGACAAGAATTATGA